From the genome of Bacteroidota bacterium:
AAGCAAAGATGATGATCTCAGAAATTCATTTCGGAACATGCTGAGATTACAACATGACCTACAGATGATCTCGAAGCCGACCGTTCCACATGCACTGGATATGCAAATGAAAACACTGAGTTCGTCTTCACGACTAAGCAATATGCCGGACAGGCCGTTGTTGCGGCGAATTGTTTCAAAAAAGATCAGTCTTTCTATTCCTGCATTTGCTGCAGCGATGCTTCTGATGCTCCTTGGGAGTTATATCCTCGCGACGAATGTGGCAGTGCAGAAACCAAAGATGGAGTATGTCTATGTCGTTGAAATGCCGGCATACGTTGTTCAAAGTAATTACAATCCTATAAAAAATAATTAATGAGGAGTTTTTATGAAAACACTTTTTTTTGCCTTCACTGTTTGTTCCATGTTTGTCTATCTCTATGCTCAAACCAATGAAGGATTATTATCGACAAATTCTTCGCAACCTATTTTAGAGCAACAACAAAAACCGGAAGGATCTATCATTGGGACAGTAATCGACATTATTGATAGAGGTCCGATAGACAAAGCGACAGTTGAACTTCTCGGAACCGGATTGAAGGTTACGACGTTGAAGGATGGCCAGTTTAAAATCCAAAATGTTCCCCAAGGGTTTTATCAAGTGCGCGCCGTTGCATCAGGGTACGATCAACAAACGCAAAACAATCTTTATGTTGATGCGGGGAGACCGGCGCCAGCATTTTTTATGTTGAAAAAAATTGGGACGAAAGAAGCTGCTGAATCTGAAAACGGTTCTCCGGTTCCCATCAGTACGAAATCCCCAATCTATCCGGAAGAAGCGAGAAAGAATGGAGTCGAAGGTATCTTTTATTTCGTTCTAAGAGTTTCTGAAAACGGGTCAATCGCTTCAGCCCATTGTACGGAACGGAATATTTTTGCAGAGGATGGAAAATTAAAGGATGCGCAAGCGTATGACAAATACCCACAGGCAGTAAATCAGCTTGAAAAAGAAGCACTAGAATCAATTTGGCAGTGGAAATTTAAGCCCGCCATGAAGGAAGGAAAGCCAATAGAATCAAGAGTAACATTGCCTGTAAAATTTAAATTAGATCAACACCAAAAAGGTGAAGGTAAAGAGAAATAATGCAGCGATAGTGAAACACACGGAATAGAATTACCGTACTTCTACACTGCTCGTTACCGCTGCTCCTGCTGCTTCCAATGTCTTGGAGACAGAACAATATTTCGTTACGGAAAGCTCAACCGCGCGTTGGGCTTTTTCTTTTGGGACATCTCCCGTGAATGTAAAATGAAGATGAACTTTCTTCCAGAGATTGGCATCTTTCCCGGTTTCACGCTCTCCTTCGATTGTGACAGTCATGTCATATGTTTCAATTTTTTGTTTCTTCAGAATAGAAATAACATCAATCGAACTGCATGCACCTGCTGCTGCAAGTAATGTTTGCATCGGTCGAAAGCCTTCTTCGTTTCCACCGCCCCCTTTGGAGTTATCAAATA
Proteins encoded in this window:
- a CDS encoding OsmC family protein, which produces MKVILRRVDSNYKMEAANEHDNKIVFDNSKGGGGNEEGFRPMQTLLAAAGACSSIDVISILKKQKIETYDMTVTIEGERETGKDANLWKKVHLHFTFTGDVPKEKAQRAVELSVTKYCSVSKTLEAAGAAVTSSVEVR
- a CDS encoding energy transducer TonB; translation: MKTLFFAFTVCSMFVYLYAQTNEGLLSTNSSQPILEQQQKPEGSIIGTVIDIIDRGPIDKATVELLGTGLKVTTLKDGQFKIQNVPQGFYQVRAVASGYDQQTQNNLYVDAGRPAPAFFMLKKIGTKEAAESENGSPVPISTKSPIYPEEARKNGVEGIFYFVLRVSENGSIASAHCTERNIFAEDGKLKDAQAYDKYPQAVNQLEKEALESIWQWKFKPAMKEGKPIESRVTLPVKFKLDQHQKGEGKEK